In one window of Haloterrigena salifodinae DNA:
- a CDS encoding DEAD/DEAH box helicase has translation MEVAEVLPEFADAFAFEEFNRMQREALPGLLESEDNVVASAPTASGKTALAELAICKALADDGTALFIAPLRALTNEKEDDWDRFEDLDYSVYVVTGERDLNPRRARRADILVMTPEKLDSATRKHDSRRYDFVTDIDVCVIDEVHLLDADRRGSVLEVTISRLRRLCDPRVVALSATMPNVDDVASWLDAPEETTFKFGDEYRPVDLKSGVKTYTHGDNAFADKYRRLYRALDLAEPHLREDGQALVFVSSRQDTVQAAKKARDEIAERDIPMGARGDYDFHTDAKELDDATLRKSVLDGVAFHHAGLSKNDRDLVEEWFKEGHVELLFSTSTLAWGVNLPARCVVIRDTKYHDPLEGEVDMSPLDVLQMLGRAGRPGYDDVGYGWVVCDGADADKYRRLLRDGKEIESRLAESLETHLNAEIAMETITDLEEVMDWLETTFYYVRGQSKPEAYDFPNLRERVRNCLEDLVGRGFVKMDADDLSIEPTARGKLASEYYLRLETAAGFAELCDRVSDGSEKLETSDILETVATAEEFDSVSARQSERDAINAVLVGQETDDLEAGQRKVLAILRGAADGSTPSELASDAWVIRRNATRLVSALGAFLDRFVGPHAANLARRVEARIENGVAEDAVGLTAIDGVGPGRASKLAREGLSAPGDIVGVGVEGLVDAGLSEGVAERVYEGAQSLPALEIDWGEFPETIATGENEVCEVTVRNVGEPARAGIRVTVNGVEMTSTNTYLRDTDTVPVGVFGADADELEYTVSVAFPEEPLVPIVSSRTVDVV, from the coding sequence ATGGAGGTCGCCGAGGTTCTCCCCGAATTCGCCGACGCCTTTGCCTTCGAGGAGTTCAACCGCATGCAACGCGAGGCACTGCCGGGGCTGCTCGAGTCCGAGGACAACGTGGTCGCGAGCGCGCCGACGGCCTCGGGCAAGACCGCGCTGGCAGAGCTGGCGATTTGCAAGGCCCTGGCCGACGACGGCACCGCGCTGTTTATCGCGCCGCTGCGGGCCCTGACCAACGAGAAGGAGGATGATTGGGACCGCTTCGAGGACCTCGACTACTCGGTGTACGTCGTCACCGGCGAGCGGGATCTGAACCCGCGCCGCGCGCGGCGCGCGGACATCCTCGTGATGACTCCCGAGAAGCTCGACTCAGCGACCCGGAAACACGACTCGCGGCGGTACGACTTCGTCACCGACATCGACGTCTGCGTCATCGACGAGGTCCACCTACTGGACGCCGATCGGCGGGGCTCGGTGCTCGAGGTGACGATCTCCCGGCTCCGACGGCTCTGTGATCCGCGCGTCGTCGCGCTCTCGGCGACGATGCCGAACGTCGACGACGTGGCCTCGTGGCTCGACGCCCCCGAAGAGACCACCTTCAAGTTCGGCGACGAGTACCGGCCCGTCGATCTCAAATCGGGAGTCAAGACCTACACGCACGGCGACAACGCCTTCGCGGACAAGTATCGTCGGCTCTATCGCGCCCTCGATCTGGCTGAACCGCATCTGCGAGAGGACGGCCAGGCGCTCGTCTTCGTCTCCTCCCGTCAAGACACCGTGCAGGCGGCCAAGAAGGCTAGAGACGAGATCGCCGAACGCGATATCCCGATGGGCGCTCGCGGCGACTACGATTTTCATACCGACGCGAAGGAACTCGACGACGCCACGCTCCGCAAGTCGGTGTTAGACGGCGTCGCCTTCCACCACGCCGGCCTCTCGAAGAACGACCGGGACCTGGTCGAAGAATGGTTCAAGGAGGGCCACGTCGAACTCCTCTTCTCGACGTCGACGCTGGCCTGGGGCGTCAACCTGCCCGCTCGCTGCGTCGTGATTCGGGACACGAAATACCACGACCCGCTTGAGGGCGAGGTCGACATGAGTCCCCTGGACGTCCTCCAGATGCTCGGTCGCGCCGGACGTCCGGGGTACGACGACGTCGGCTACGGCTGGGTCGTCTGCGACGGCGCGGACGCGGACAAGTACCGCCGGCTGCTCCGGGACGGCAAGGAGATCGAGTCCCGCCTCGCCGAGAGCTTAGAGACCCACCTCAACGCCGAGATCGCGATGGAGACCATCACCGATCTCGAGGAGGTCATGGACTGGCTCGAGACTACCTTCTACTACGTCCGCGGCCAGTCGAAACCCGAGGCGTACGACTTCCCTAATCTCCGCGAGCGCGTTCGGAACTGCCTCGAGGACCTCGTCGGTCGCGGGTTCGTCAAGATGGACGCCGACGACCTCTCGATCGAACCGACCGCGCGGGGCAAACTCGCCTCCGAGTACTACCTGCGACTCGAGACGGCCGCTGGGTTCGCGGAGCTCTGTGATCGCGTGAGCGACGGTAGCGAGAAACTCGAGACCAGCGACATCCTCGAGACGGTCGCGACCGCCGAGGAGTTCGACTCAGTGTCGGCCCGCCAGTCCGAGCGGGACGCGATCAACGCGGTGCTCGTCGGTCAGGAGACCGACGACCTCGAGGCGGGCCAGCGGAAGGTGCTGGCGATCCTCCGGGGGGCGGCCGACGGCTCGACGCCGTCGGAACTGGCCAGCGACGCGTGGGTGATCCGGCGCAACGCGACGCGACTCGTCTCGGCGCTGGGCGCCTTCCTCGATCGGTTCGTCGGCCCCCACGCCGCGAACCTCGCCCGGCGCGTCGAGGCCCGCATCGAGAACGGCGTCGCCGAGGACGCGGTCGGGCTGACCGCCATCGACGGCGTCGGGCCGGGCAGAGCGAGCAAGCTCGCGAGAGAGGGGCTGTCGGCCCCCGGCGATATCGTCGGCGTCGGCGTCGAGGGACTCGTCGACGCCGGCCTCTCCGAGGGCGTCGCCGAGCGCGTCTACGAGGGCGCCCAGTCGCTGCCCGCCCTCGAGATCGACTGGGGTGAGTTCCCCGAGACGATCGCCACCGGCGAGAACGAGGTCTGTGAGGTGACCGTCCGCAACGTCGGCGAGCCCGCGCGAGCCGGCATTCGCGTGACCGTTAATGGGGTCGAGATGACCAGCACCAACACCTACCTGCGCGATACGGACACCGTTCCGGTCGGCGTCTTCGGCGCCGATGCGGACGAACTCGAGTACACCGTCAGCGTCGCCTTCCCCGAGGAGCCGCTGGTGCCGATCGTCTCGAGTCGAACGGTCGACGTCGTCTGA
- a CDS encoding DJ-1/PfpI family protein: MTATTAEIVLFDGFDELDAIGPYEVLENAAHAGADLEVDLVTLDETDLVTASHDLRVEPQGTLGQPDILLVPGGGWTSANEGVRAVVEDGALPDEVDECYAEGSTVASVCTGAMVLAEADLLEGRPAATHRVAVDDLEAHAANVVDERVVDDGDVLTAGGVTSGLDLALWLVEREFGEDVASEVSEEMAYERGEVFG; the protein is encoded by the coding sequence ATGACCGCGACTACCGCCGAGATCGTGCTGTTCGACGGCTTCGACGAACTGGACGCGATCGGCCCATACGAGGTGCTCGAGAACGCCGCCCACGCGGGCGCCGACCTCGAGGTCGACCTGGTGACCCTCGACGAGACCGATCTCGTCACCGCGAGCCACGACCTGCGCGTCGAACCACAGGGCACGCTCGGTCAGCCCGACATCCTGCTCGTCCCCGGCGGCGGATGGACGTCCGCCAACGAGGGCGTCCGCGCGGTCGTCGAGGACGGCGCATTGCCCGACGAGGTCGACGAATGCTACGCCGAAGGCTCGACGGTCGCCTCGGTCTGTACCGGCGCGATGGTGCTGGCCGAGGCCGACCTGCTCGAGGGCCGGCCCGCCGCTACTCACCGGGTCGCCGTCGACGATCTCGAGGCCCACGCGGCGAACGTGGTCGACGAGCGGGTCGTCGACGACGGCGACGTACTGACCGCCGGCGGCGTCACCTCGGGGCTCGATCTGGCGCTGTGGCTCGTCGAGCGGGAGTTCGGCGAGGACGTCGCGAGCGAAGTGAGCGAGGAGATGGCCTACGAGCGCGGCGAAGTGTTCGGCTAA
- a CDS encoding HAD family hydrolase: protein MNAVLFDMDGVLVNSEDYWTEFQAEDILPAAVPDDDVDVAEVTGMNYRETYDYLEAEYGTAISREEFEERFEETAREIYRKHVEALSGLHDLLAELDARGVERALVSSSPHEWIDIVLERFNLEGSFDHVISAEDIDAAGKPEPDVFEYAASEVGVPAEECVVVEDSENGVEAGARAGALVVAYRIDAHDDLDLSPADEIADSAAELRETVLESAS, encoded by the coding sequence ATGAACGCAGTGCTGTTCGACATGGACGGCGTCCTCGTCAACAGCGAGGACTACTGGACCGAGTTCCAGGCCGAGGATATCCTTCCGGCGGCCGTCCCCGACGACGACGTCGACGTCGCCGAAGTGACCGGGATGAACTACCGCGAGACCTACGACTACCTCGAGGCGGAGTACGGAACCGCCATCTCCCGCGAGGAGTTCGAGGAGCGCTTCGAGGAGACCGCTCGCGAGATCTACCGCAAGCACGTCGAGGCGCTTTCCGGCCTCCACGACCTGCTGGCCGAACTGGACGCTCGCGGGGTCGAGCGCGCGCTCGTTTCCTCGTCCCCGCACGAGTGGATCGATATCGTCCTCGAGCGATTCAACCTCGAGGGGTCGTTCGACCACGTGATCAGCGCCGAGGACATCGACGCGGCGGGCAAACCGGAGCCGGACGTCTTCGAGTACGCCGCGAGCGAGGTCGGCGTCCCGGCCGAGGAGTGCGTCGTCGTCGAGGACTCGGAGAACGGCGTCGAGGCCGGCGCGCGGGCCGGCGCGCTGGTCGTGGCGTATCGAATCGACGCCCACGACGACCTCGACCTCTCGCCGGCCGACGAGATCGCGGACTCGGCTGCAGAACTACGAGAGACGGTCCTCGAGTCGGCGTCGTAG
- a CDS encoding PH domain-containing protein, which yields MAFSTTPDWFHISDEDDIVWESRPHPVSMGSRLPLGVAVAIIGLVLTGWTAGDGVGLLTLIGVLVAVAGTALAGARYLVWTNTRYVITTSELYKKYGVVSRDVTQFRLERIQNISLNQSVLGRALGYGDLTVYTAGSGEPELVFERVPEPERASRLLSDQLEETAASSEETAV from the coding sequence ATGGCGTTCAGCACGACGCCCGACTGGTTTCACATCAGCGACGAGGACGACATCGTCTGGGAGAGTCGTCCGCACCCCGTCTCGATGGGATCGCGGCTCCCGCTCGGCGTCGCGGTCGCGATCATCGGCCTCGTTCTAACCGGGTGGACGGCGGGCGACGGCGTCGGGCTCTTGACGCTCATCGGCGTCCTCGTCGCCGTCGCCGGGACGGCCCTGGCGGGCGCGCGCTACCTCGTCTGGACGAACACCCGCTATGTCATCACGACCTCGGAACTCTACAAGAAGTACGGTGTCGTCTCGCGGGACGTCACCCAGTTTCGCCTCGAGCGAATCCAGAACATCAGCCTCAACCAGAGCGTCCTCGGTCGCGCGCTCGGATACGGCGACCTGACCGTCTACACCGCCGGCTCCGGCGAACCGGAACTCGTCTTCGAACGCGTTCCCGAGCCTGAACGCGCCTCGCGGCTGTTGAGCGACCAACTCGAGGAGACGGCGGCGTCGAGCGAGGAAACGGCCGTCTGA